A single genomic interval of Christensenellaceae bacterium 44-20 harbors:
- a CDS encoding nucleotide exchange factor GrpE — MAKSKQEQQEEKVAEQLQEETQNQKSEPEKKPAKEKGKKADLEKEKLQKERDEYLSLLQRERADFENYKRRNQTAVSEAYQNAMLDAAAKFLPLADNMEYAIKAAGEEDSPIKQGVELIQKQLGEIFASLGIEEIEAQGQQFDPNFHNAVMQAEPEEGEESGLIKEVLMRGYRAGERILRHSMVKVVK, encoded by the coding sequence ATGGCAAAAAGCAAGCAGGAGCAGCAGGAAGAGAAGGTAGCGGAGCAGCTCCAGGAGGAAACACAGAATCAGAAGAGCGAGCCCGAAAAGAAGCCCGCCAAGGAAAAGGGCAAAAAAGCCGATTTGGAGAAAGAAAAACTGCAAAAAGAGCGGGATGAGTATCTCTCGCTGCTGCAGCGCGAGCGGGCGGATTTTGAGAACTATAAGCGGCGCAACCAGACGGCGGTTTCAGAGGCATATCAAAATGCGATGCTGGATGCCGCGGCAAAGTTCCTACCGCTGGCGGATAACATGGAATACGCCATCAAAGCGGCAGGCGAAGAGGATTCGCCCATAAAGCAGGGCGTGGAGCTGATCCAAAAACAGCTGGGCGAGATTTTTGCATCCCTTGGCATCGAGGAGATTGAAGCCCAGGGCCAGCAGTTCGACCCGAATTTCCATAACGCCGTCATGCAGGCAGAACCGGAGGAAGGCGAGGAAAGCGGGCTGATCAAAGAAGTGCTCATGCGCGGCTACCGGGCCGGGGAGCGCATCCTGCGGCACAGCATGGTGAAAGTAGTAAAATAA
- the dnaK gene encoding molecular chaperone DnaK gives MGKIIGIDLGTTNSCMAVMEGGEPVVIPNAEGARTTASVVAFAKNGERLVGQIAKRQAVTNHENTIASIKRDMGTDRKVNIEGKGYSPQEISAMILAKLKADAESYLGESVSQAVITVPAYFSDSQRQATKDAGKIAGLEVLRIINEPTAAALSYGLDKEDSQKILVYDLGGGTFDVSILEIGDGVVEVLATNGNTRLGGDDFDQRIMDWMVSEYKKESGIDLSADSAAMQRLKEAAEKVKIDLSGVMQANINLPFITMDATGPKHLDMNLSRAQFDKLTEDLVRATEGPTMNALRDAGLSTGEIDKVVLVGGSTRIPAVQDMVKKLTGKEPYKGINPDECVALGAAIQGGVLGGEVKDVLLLDVTPLSLGIETLGGVCTRLIERNTTIPAKKSQIFSTAADGQTTVEIHVLQGEREMAQYNKTLGRFTLTDIPAAPRGVPQIEVTFDIDANGIVHVSAKDLGTGKSQDITITASTNLSDEDIDKAVKEAEQFAAEDKKKKEEIEVRNTGDSLVYQTEKTVKELGDKISDADKASIEAKTAELKKALEGTDTEAIKAATEALTTTSYEIFGKAYQAQSEQGAQGAPGAQGAAPKDDNVVDADYEVVDDDKNQK, from the coding sequence ATGGGCAAGATTATCGGAATTGACCTTGGAACAACCAATAGCTGTATGGCGGTGATGGAGGGCGGCGAGCCTGTCGTCATTCCAAATGCGGAGGGCGCGCGGACAACGGCCTCTGTCGTCGCATTTGCAAAGAATGGCGAGCGCCTGGTCGGCCAGATCGCAAAGCGCCAGGCCGTAACCAACCATGAAAACACCATCGCTTCCATCAAGCGGGATATGGGAACGGACCGCAAAGTCAATATTGAGGGCAAGGGCTATTCTCCCCAGGAGATTTCGGCCATGATTCTGGCAAAGCTCAAGGCAGATGCCGAGAGCTACCTGGGCGAGAGCGTCAGCCAGGCCGTCATCACGGTTCCGGCTTACTTCTCGGATTCCCAGCGCCAGGCGACCAAAGATGCCGGCAAAATCGCAGGGCTTGAGGTGCTGCGCATCATCAACGAGCCGACGGCCGCAGCGCTTTCCTACGGTCTGGATAAAGAGGATTCCCAGAAAATTCTGGTGTATGACCTGGGCGGTGGCACGTTCGACGTGTCCATCCTGGAAATTGGCGACGGTGTCGTCGAAGTTTTGGCGACCAACGGCAACACCCGGCTGGGCGGCGACGATTTCGACCAGCGCATCATGGACTGGATGGTCTCCGAATACAAGAAGGAGAGCGGCATCGATCTTTCCGCAGACAGCGCGGCGATGCAGCGCCTGAAGGAAGCGGCCGAGAAAGTGAAGATCGACCTTTCCGGCGTCATGCAGGCCAATATCAACCTGCCCTTCATCACCATGGATGCGACCGGCCCCAAACACCTGGATATGAACCTCTCCCGGGCGCAGTTCGACAAGCTGACGGAGGACCTGGTCCGCGCGACGGAAGGGCCCACCATGAACGCGCTGAGAGACGCCGGCCTTTCCACCGGCGAGATCGATAAAGTCGTGCTGGTCGGCGGCTCCACGAGAATTCCTGCAGTTCAGGATATGGTCAAAAAGCTGACGGGCAAAGAGCCGTATAAGGGCATCAACCCGGATGAATGCGTTGCGCTGGGCGCGGCCATTCAGGGCGGCGTTCTGGGCGGCGAAGTCAAGGATGTTCTTCTGCTGGATGTTACTCCGCTTTCCCTTGGCATCGAGACGCTGGGCGGCGTCTGCACGCGCCTGATCGAGCGCAACACCACCATCCCGGCCAAAAAGAGCCAGATTTTCTCCACAGCCGCAGATGGCCAGACCACCGTTGAGATTCACGTCCTTCAGGGCGAGCGGGAGATGGCGCAGTACAACAAAACGCTGGGCCGGTTCACGCTGACGGATATTCCGGCTGCGCCCAGAGGCGTGCCGCAGATCGAGGTTACCTTCGATATCGACGCCAACGGCATTGTGCATGTCTCGGCCAAGGACCTGGGGACGGGCAAGAGCCAGGATATCACGATTACCGCCTCCACCAACCTCTCGGATGAGGATATCGACAAAGCTGTGAAGGAAGCGGAGCAGTTCGCGGCAGAGGACAAGAAAAAGAAAGAGGAGATCGAAGTCCGTAATACCGGCGATTCCCTGGTCTACCAGACGGAGAAGACGGTCAAAGAACTGGGCGACAAGATCTCGGATGCGGATAAAGCTTCCATCGAGGCCAAGACCGCAGAGCTGAAAAAGGCGCTGGAAGGAACGGATACCGAGGCCATCAAGGCGGCCACCGAGGCGCTGACGACAACCTCCTACGAGATTTTCGGCAAGGCATATCAGGCGCAGAGCGAGCAGGGCGCGCAGGGTGCCCCCGGCGCACAGGGCGCG
- the hrcA gene encoding heat-inducible transcriptional repressor HrcA, which translates to MAITERQMMILKAIIDDYIATGIPVGSRTLSKREDMNISSATIRNEMADLEEGGYLEQPHTSAGRMPSDKAYRLYVDTLMKVSRLNQGEIAFIRGYLNQKMGQMGGVIEATAKVLSEMTNLTSLVLAPQLSQIEIRRIQVVKLSGHKALLIFVFNTGMVRDMVIHVPEEMDPYELETLSNFLTDKVSNRRFADAVSAVREAAVGDIEAHRAFMESMLDAVQANIRPEAGKEVVLGGAKNIFNHPEYQDVDKAKNFLTLLETKDALYDMLSRSTDMEFTIRIGRENELDELRDMSIVTATYRMGDQKLGSFGVIGPTRMNYAKIISVLRCVSASMNEILQYYLADDKQY; encoded by the coding sequence ATGGCGATAACCGAACGTCAGATGATGATTCTAAAAGCGATCATCGATGATTATATTGCTACGGGCATTCCGGTTGGGTCCCGCACGCTTTCCAAACGGGAGGATATGAACATCTCTTCCGCGACGATCCGCAATGAAATGGCAGATCTGGAAGAGGGGGGGTATCTGGAGCAGCCGCATACCTCTGCCGGGCGCATGCCTTCGGATAAGGCGTATCGGCTCTATGTGGATACACTCATGAAAGTTTCCCGCCTAAATCAGGGTGAAATCGCCTTTATCCGCGGCTATCTGAACCAGAAGATGGGGCAGATGGGCGGCGTCATCGAGGCGACGGCAAAAGTGCTTTCGGAGATGACCAATCTCACCAGCCTGGTGCTTGCCCCGCAGCTCTCGCAAATCGAGATTCGGCGCATCCAAGTTGTCAAGCTGAGCGGGCATAAGGCTCTGCTCATTTTCGTGTTCAACACGGGCATGGTGCGGGATATGGTGATCCATGTGCCCGAGGAGATGGATCCTTACGAGCTGGAAACGCTCTCGAATTTTCTGACGGATAAAGTGAGCAACCGGCGCTTTGCAGATGCCGTTTCGGCAGTGCGGGAGGCGGCGGTGGGCGATATCGAGGCGCACCGGGCTTTTATGGAAAGCATGCTGGATGCCGTGCAGGCCAACATCCGGCCGGAGGCTGGAAAGGAAGTTGTGCTGGGGGGAGCGAAAAATATCTTCAACCACCCGGAATACCAGGATGTGGATAAGGCGAAAAATTTTCTGACGCTTTTGGAGACCAAAGATGCGCTCTATGATATGCTTTCCCGCTCGACGGATATGGAATTTACCATCCGCATCGGCAGGGAAAACGAGCTGGATGAGCTGAGGGATATGAGCATCGTTACGGCGACTTACCGCATGGGCGATCAGAAGCTGGGGTCCTTTGGCGTCATCGGGCCGACGCGCATGAACTATGCGAAAATTATCTCGGTACTGCGGTGCGTGAGCGCCAGCATGAACGAGATTTTGCAATATTATCTTGCGGATGACAAACAATACTGA
- the hemW gene encoding radical SAM family heme chaperone HemW, with product MSRGLYIHIPYCQRKCGYCDFVSYPGKESTMPEYVQAVIREAAFYQGERADTVFIGGGTPSHLPDGAIEQLLEGVRRSIEIAPEAEISIEANPNSFSGQKALEYRRAGINRISFGLQAVQDALLASIGRLHTYDDFLRALDAACQAGFSNINADLMYSLPGQSVEQARESAKALCALPVTHVSAYALKLEKGVPMYGMPQPDEETDRAMFYAIKQTLEEAGFARYEISNFAKKGYECRHNLKYWRVWEYIGLGASAHSFYQGERFSNDDGLGRYLAALGRGKRAEISRLKADLPFERIMLKTRLLEGMPAEELPESEGMRRSLAKLQKLGLCELGERLVLTEKGLDLQDGVVLELIENLV from the coding sequence GTGAGCAGAGGGCTTTATATTCATATCCCATATTGCCAGCGCAAATGCGGCTACTGCGATTTTGTCTCCTATCCTGGAAAAGAGAGCACGATGCCGGAATATGTGCAGGCGGTGATTCGGGAGGCGGCGTTTTATCAGGGCGAGCGCGCGGATACCGTCTTTATCGGCGGGGGGACGCCATCGCATCTGCCGGATGGGGCGATAGAACAGCTGCTGGAAGGCGTGCGAAGGAGCATCGAGATTGCCCCGGAAGCGGAAATCTCCATCGAGGCCAACCCCAATTCCTTTTCCGGGCAGAAGGCGCTGGAATATCGGCGGGCGGGGATCAACCGCATCTCCTTTGGCCTTCAGGCCGTGCAGGATGCGCTTTTGGCATCGATTGGCCGCCTGCATACCTATGACGATTTTCTGCGTGCGCTGGATGCGGCGTGCCAGGCGGGATTTTCCAATATCAACGCGGATCTCATGTATTCGCTGCCCGGCCAAAGTGTGGAGCAGGCAAGGGAGAGTGCAAAGGCGCTTTGCGCTCTGCCGGTTACGCATGTCTCGGCCTATGCCTTAAAGCTGGAAAAGGGCGTTCCCATGTATGGTATGCCCCAGCCGGATGAAGAGACGGATCGGGCCATGTTTTACGCCATCAAGCAAACCCTGGAGGAAGCGGGATTTGCCCGCTATGAGATCTCCAATTTCGCAAAGAAAGGCTATGAATGCCGGCACAATTTGAAATACTGGCGCGTTTGGGAGTATATCGGCCTGGGCGCCTCGGCGCACTCCTTTTACCAGGGCGAGCGCTTTTCCAACGACGATGGCCTGGGGCGGTATCTGGCTGCGCTGGGGCGGGGAAAACGGGCGGAGATCTCCCGCCTCAAGGCAGATTTGCCCTTTGAGCGCATCATGCTCAAAACCCGCCTGCTGGAGGGTATGCCGGCAGAAGAGCTCCCCGAAAGCGAAGGGATGCGCAGATCTCTTGCCAAGCTGCAGAAGCTCGGCCTGTGCGAGCTGGGCGAGCGGCTTGTTTTGACGGAAAAAGGGCTGGATTTGCAGGATGGCGTTGTGTTGGAGCTCATCGAAAATCTGGTATAG
- the lepA gene encoding translation elongation factor 4, translated as MNRQDTIRNFCIIAHIDHGKSTLADRLIEKTKTVSMREMEDRLLDQMDLERERGITIKSQAVRMFHEKDGIEYTFNLIDTPGHVDFTYEVSRSLAACEGAILVVDASQGIEAQTLANVYLALDNDLEILPVINKVDLPSARPDEVAQEIEDVIGLDCSYAPRISAKTGLNIESVLDAIVDYLPPPKGDSSAPLKALIFDSFYDNYKGAISFVRVKEGSVKTGDIIRFMATEKEYDVTEVGIFTPRLLPAESLKAGEVGYIAASVKTISDTRVGDTVTLAARPAPEPLPGYKKVSSMVYCGIYPADGARYDDLKDALEKLHLNDASLSYDPETSVALGFGFRCGFLGLLHMEIIQERLEREFDLDLVTTAPSVSYHVILTNGELVVVENPTNLPDPSTIEHMEEPMAKVSVMTPDEYVGAVMDICQEKRGIFKNMEYIETTRVVLHYEIPLNEIIYDFFDQLKSRTRGYASLDYELCGYQKSDLVKLDILLNGEMCDALSLIVHADRAYARGRMIAEKLKEVIPRQMFEVPIQAAIGGKVIARETVKAMRKDVLAKCYGGDISRKKKLLEKQKEGKKRMRQVGSVEVPSEAFMSVLKLDS; from the coding sequence TGAACAGGCAGGATACCATTCGCAATTTTTGCATTATCGCGCATATCGACCACGGCAAATCCACTCTGGCCGATCGCTTAATTGAAAAGACCAAAACAGTCTCCATGCGGGAGATGGAGGATCGGCTGCTGGATCAGATGGATTTGGAGCGCGAGCGCGGCATCACCATCAAATCCCAGGCGGTGCGCATGTTCCACGAGAAAGACGGCATCGAATATACGTTTAACCTCATTGATACGCCCGGGCATGTGGACTTCACGTATGAAGTCTCCCGCTCGCTGGCGGCCTGCGAAGGGGCGATCCTTGTGGTGGATGCCAGCCAGGGCATCGAGGCGCAGACGCTGGCAAACGTCTATCTGGCGCTGGATAACGATCTGGAGATTTTGCCTGTCATCAATAAAGTGGACTTGCCCTCGGCGCGGCCGGATGAAGTGGCGCAGGAAATCGAGGATGTCATCGGGCTGGATTGCAGCTATGCGCCGCGCATCAGCGCGAAAACCGGCCTGAATATCGAGAGCGTTCTGGATGCGATCGTGGATTACCTGCCCCCGCCCAAGGGCGATTCCTCCGCGCCGCTGAAAGCGCTGATCTTCGATTCCTTCTATGATAACTATAAAGGCGCTATCAGCTTTGTGCGCGTCAAAGAGGGCAGCGTCAAAACTGGGGACATCATCCGGTTTATGGCCACGGAGAAAGAATACGACGTCACGGAAGTGGGCATTTTCACCCCCAGGCTGCTGCCCGCGGAAAGCCTAAAGGCGGGGGAAGTCGGCTATATTGCGGCAAGCGTCAAGACCATCAGCGATACGCGGGTGGGCGATACGGTAACGCTGGCGGCCCGGCCGGCTCCAGAGCCGCTGCCGGGGTATAAGAAAGTCTCCTCCATGGTCTACTGCGGCATCTACCCGGCCGACGGCGCCAGATACGATGATCTGAAGGATGCGCTGGAAAAACTGCATTTAAACGACGCCTCCTTAAGCTATGATCCGGAGACGTCCGTCGCCTTGGGCTTTGGCTTCCGCTGCGGATTTTTGGGGCTTTTGCATATGGAGATCATTCAGGAGCGGCTGGAGCGGGAATTCGATCTCGATCTGGTGACCACGGCTCCCAGCGTCAGCTACCATGTGATTCTGACGAACGGCGAGCTGGTTGTGGTGGAAAACCCCACCAACCTGCCCGATCCCTCCACCATCGAGCATATGGAAGAGCCGATGGCCAAGGTATCCGTCATGACGCCGGATGAGTATGTCGGCGCGGTGATGGATATTTGCCAGGAAAAGCGCGGCATTTTCAAGAATATGGAGTATATCGAGACGACGCGCGTCGTCCTGCACTATGAGATCCCGCTCAACGAGATCATCTATGATTTCTTCGATCAGCTCAAATCCCGCACGCGGGGATACGCGTCGCTGGATTATGAGCTCTGCGGCTATCAGAAGAGCGATCTGGTCAAGCTGGATATTCTGCTGAACGGCGAGATGTGCGATGCGCTTTCGCTGATCGTGCATGCGGATAGGGCCTATGCCCGGGGCAGAATGATCGCCGAAAAGCTCAAGGAAGTCATTCCGCGGCAGATGTTTGAAGTGCCCATTCAGGCGGCCATCGGTGGAAAAGTCATCGCCCGGGAGACGGTCAAGGCCATGCGCAAGGATGTTTTGGCCAAATGCTATGGCGGCGATATTTCCCGAAAGAAAAAACTGCTGGAAAAGCAGAAGGAAGGAAAAAAACGCATGCGGCAGGTGGGGAGCGTAGAAGTCCCCTCCGAGGCGTTTATGAGCGTTTTGAAGCTGGATTCGTGA